Genomic window (Primulina eburnea isolate SZY01 chromosome 8, ASM2296580v1, whole genome shotgun sequence):
ATCAGTGGAGCTGTGGCTAAAACCGGTCCCCGTTGGTTGGTCCAcgtatataatatttgataccTTATCCCATCCAAACTTGTTCCATGTTAAGGAGAGGTTGTTTGTTATGTGAAAGGgaccattttcataaaataaagctAGTTCACTACCGCACCCCGGGCCTCCTGTTAGCCACATGACTACAGGATCCTTGCTGCTCTTTCTTGATTCAAATAAAAAGTAGAACATCCTGCCAATATTTTATCACAAAttaagtttaaaaaaatatgtccTTTTAAATCTATATCGTATCTATTCACTCTTACTAGACATATAATTTCTCTCCTAGATTTTTTCTAGATTTTTCGCTCCCTAAGTCATAATTTCGGCTCCGAAACTGAGTGGAGACCATCTAAATTTCCACGTTATAGAAGTGTCAAGCAACAATATATACCTTGCATCTTTGGAATGCTGTATCCTATAATAGCCAGCATGATGACCCAAGTCAGAGATAGACTCCCCTTTTTCCACAACAAAAGGAAACTTAATCTTCTTTTCGACGATTCTCGATTCGTTATTGAATTTGTACTCGGAAACTTCCCCAACATGAATGTTCATGCCATGCTTTGGGAACAAATTGAATGATCTGATGAGCCTTTCCGCCTCTCGTTTTGGAGATTTCGGATTGGAAAAACTTGTGTCATTAAAGGTTCTTGCTAACGAAAAGGTTGCAGAGATTAAGAAAACAGACACAAATATGACACAATAATAATGGTAAAGAAGTGTTGAAGCCATTAGAGTTCCTTTGTTTATGAGTGCGAGTTCTGATCAGCCATGCAAACGCCAGTTTTATAGAaatttttgtgtgtgtgagagagagaaGATTGAggtaatattttctttaaaaaaaatctaatcaTGCCATTTCTAAAATTTCCAAACTTGTAAGATTTAGTACATCATGTATCGATTTTTACAAGTATATAGGTTGGCTATTTTTTCGAAATTACTGCAACGAATAGTATATTTTCGTCCCATATTTTGGAGGGAAATTATTATATAgtcttatttttcaaaataatatggGGTATTAAAATCAATTTTTATAGCAATTTTAGTATTTCATTCTGATTAAagctatttaatttatttaagtggCAACTGTTAATAATAGCCAAAAAAATTCTAGTGATATGTGGTCAGGGTATCTTCTTTAATTTCCATAACATAAtatctatttatggattttaatttatgatatgTAAGGTGAAAAAGGAATTATTGAAGTATATAATACATCGATTTTGTAATAACTATTTTGGCCATGATTTATTTTGATAGGTTTTCTCGGAATTTCATTATTATAGTGAAATCAGATTACATAATCTAtactatatataaaaaaatcttaTAAATTCTAAGAgtaacgatattcacaataaaaagtggtcaaccctaccgatattatctggtcaactctaccgatattcacaataaaaagtaacactcttagcataaaaagtaatattttttcatgaatgacccaaataagatatttgtctcacaaaatacgacacgtgagaccATTTCTCACAAACTTTTGTCAAATTCTAAACATGcaattattttcattttcatgTTTCAAGTAATTAATCATAGTATATTTAATTTGACAAATCTTCAGTCTAACCGATAAAAAAGTTGTTACATCAtatctaaaaatattactttttactaTATGTATGCATGAATtggaataaataaaaatcaGTGGTACCATCTCATACAAGATCTATTtacaaaaaatttcaaattcacgGTAACTCTAACTAAAGCATGTTTGTTTACTTTTTCATAATATTTAGATCACATGATAATTTATAAAGATGACGTTAAAATTGCACCAACCTATCCATTTGTGCAATAGGCCGTAACAAAAATGATTGAACACAAAACATTTTTTAACAAAAGAAAGTAATACAAGGCAAGCAACTGGCTAATCTAAGGATTACCAAGAGGCGTGAAATTAATCCTATCCATTGCCAAGAATTGAATGAATCTCTAGAGAGAGATCCCATCAAACTTTTAGCATATATAATTGCCCTATAATAGGTAAGGATATTCACTCgccttcttctttttttcctttctttttccCCGGTTCGTAAGGCTACATTGTCCTAAATCAATCACAGACTGAACCGAATCGATCTAGTACCAATTATAGAAGAAACTGCATGTGTTAGAGCATCTCCGATCGCCCTCTATTATAGAGGATTTCTCCGAAATAGATGATAGATTTTGCTCTAATCCATCTTCATATCTGATCTCCATTTTGGAGATTTATAGAGTGTTAATGTAGCCACGGAGCAAGTGTTTGGAAGATGACATGAATTACGAAATTGTCATACTCCAAACTTGTATAACggccttttttattttttatttatgttttagtctatttcattttatttatttttaatcccATGAATTAATTTCAGTGCTAGTTTTTGtgctattttaaatttatttcaaatgttaattttttttcccattATAAACACTTGTCGAATTAGCTTCGGGTTaacaatatattatatttatttaattatatatataatgattgGGAGTGTAAAAAATATAACAATGGAAAATTTGGTAATGTTTACAAGATGTAGGGTGGAgaagatttttgaaaataatattatggaTCTCTATTTCGGAAGATAAATAAGAGATCGATAATGAAAATGTAAAAAATAAtcgtctcacgagtcgtattttgtgagatatatatcttatttgagtcatctataaaaaaatattattttttattgtgaatataagtaGGATTGATCCGattcacatatatatatatatatatatatatatatatatatatatatatgtgtgtgtgtgtgtgcgcgcgcggggtttaatttttttaattgagaatgaaaaaataaattttttaaatgtttttaattttaatataccTCAAGTTTATTACAAAAAATTTCTCACCATGAAAAAAGTAACAAATTATTAAATCGAAATTTATAATTTGAGTTGGTTTggtcattaaaaaaaatttatgatttggtttgatttaaaattttataaaacccacaaaatataatttaattcgaattgttatttttttaaggaaaaaaaaacaaCCGAACGACCTGGCTTGGGCAATGTCTCCTATCCCATAAATCATCAAGAATACAACGCTTCACACTGTATTGTTTGTGAATTGGTCAAATCTCCTCAGGAATCATCAACGAATTCCCAGATTGCAACTCACTGACCCTAAATCGAGAGGGAAATGAGTGGAGCGGGGAAGAAGATAGCGGACGTCGCATTCAAAGCGGGCAAGAACATTGATTGGGAAGGCATGGCCAAGCTTATGGTCTCCGACGAAGCTCGCAAGGAGTTCGCAACCCTGCGACGCGCCTTCGAAGAGGTCAACAGCCAGCTCCAGACAAAGTTCAGCCAGGTCGATTATTTTATTCTTGATTCCTTCCTTCTATGCGGAGATTGATTTGGGTGGGTTAGGATTACTGGGTTCGCGTTGTCCTGTTGCCTATTGTCTGAGaggtaaattaatttaaattaggCGATACCCTTTTGGTGGATCGTGAAAATGAAATGAAAGAAGATGCTTATCTATAACTGTGTTTGCATCTTAATTTTTAGTGGTTTTTTAGCTATTAGCTTTGAACGATATGAATGTTCTGAGGGGCCGTTGAAATTTTGTCGATTACTCTAATTTTATTCTGCTTCTGAAGTCAAATAGTAGATATACTGATGGTTAGGGGTTTATGATAGGATGGGGCATTGGCTCCTCAGTACTGGACAACCTATATCTTGAGATATTTGTGAGTTTACATCAATTTTGAACTGGAATATGAGGCTGCTGGTAAAGTTGTATTTGCTAAGACAAGCGTGATTAGAATTGTCTTTGTTCTCTTGCAAGGAAAAGCCAGATAACTATTTATCCAGTTTCTCATAAGCCATTCTATGCTAGTCATTTTGTCTAGTCAGTTCAACGCATTAGTATCAACTCCAATGTAAGACCCAATTTTGTTTGAGTATCATCATTTGAATGGAGGACCTTGCTTTGGAATCATTTTCAGACAAAGAAATCAACGCCTTTGACCCACTGTTTTGTCCGACCAACCATACTAGTCCACTGCAGTTCAGCACATCTTTTGACTATCCTTTTTACCAGTTTCCCCTGCCAGTCAAATTATTTGTTGCCTTTTTCCTTTTGAAGGCATGTAGGGTACATACTTTGTGAAATCACaccttattttttattgttttcttgaATATGTAGGAACCAGAACCCATAGACTGGGAGTACTACAGGAAAGGCATCGGCTCACGCTTGGTTGATATGTATAAGCAAGCTTATGATGGTATGTGGTTCCTGTTGCTTTTGGTTTTCATTTCATATCGTTACTGGTCTTGTGGTTTTTTTGGCCAATTGTTTTGAGTTTTTGCTAGCATCTGCTGTAAGCAATGTTGCCAACTCTTCTTTGGGGTGTGGCCAGAAATCTAAAAAGCAGTACTAGCTAGTTCTGTAGAATTCGAGGATATTTTGAATTGTTTTGTGTTTCCAGGAAATAAGAAGAGCCTCAGGTTTTGAAACATCTTCCTCATGTTTACATTCTTTCATCAAAAAAGAGAAAAGATAACTTTCCTAAATGAGCTGTTCTATAAATCAATGCTTGTGTTTTGCTTGAAATCTCTGAGCATCAATACAAGAAATGTTTCCGTGCAGAGTATAAGGCCATAAGCATATCCCTTCTGAATGGAAAACTGAAGAGGAAGGAAAGGTTTTTTTATTCGATGACCAGAGTGGAATTACTACTCTTGCATTTGTGGAATGCTGCTTTCAGTTTTTCTCTTTCGCACTTGTTCATTCCCCTAATAACCAATAATTGCCTTTTGCTCTCTCCACCATCCTTGATCATAACTTAGTTAGAAGATGATGCTAAAATTTTCGATTGCATCTTAGATGATCTTAAAGTATTCAGGAACACATACATAGTTTGTTGATTTAGTACTATCATCATAATAAGTTGTTGGGGGCTTACAGATTCTTGGGTTTGCTGAAATTTGATTTTCTTGAGTATTAGCGACCCTGAGAAATTTCTTATATTAATCATGAAGATGCAATTCCTTATAAGCCTTCAGAGCTGTTCATAAAAGTTCCCCTGCAATTTTTGGGGATTTAAACGAACTAATTTTTGTTATTCTttgttcaatgtttaaaatatctGATTTTTGTTTTCCTTCTGCAGAAATCAAAATTCCACAGTACGTTGACAATGTCACTCCTCAGTACAAACCTAAATTTGATGCTCTGGTGAGAATAATCACAAATTTTATCCTTCTGTTCTcgttgattttggaaatttgtATTCATTCTCTACTATTATTTCCTTGTGAACAGAAGAGATTTATATAATGCAACAGTTTTGGCTTATTTTCAAATCCGTGATTTTGAAAATGGGAAAAAATTTTATTGTTCTACTgatctgtgtgtgtgtgcatgGAAGAATCTTATGATTATGTTCTCTTGGGCTGCAGTTAGTAGAACTGAAAGATGCTGAGCAGAAGTCGCTGAAAGAATCTGAAAGACTAGAAAAAGAAATTGCAGATGTCCAGGAGTTGAAGGTGATGAACAtgtgtttttgaaatttttcgATAATATGTTTTCATCTCACAcataaatcacaattatatgAGGATTTCTCAAACCTTTGTTTTTGGTGTAACAGAAGAAGCTTAGTACCATGACGGCCGATGAATACTTCGAGAAGCATCCCGAGCTCAAAAAGAAATTTGATGACGAAATTCGAAATGATTATTGGGGTTATTAATTTCGACTTCGCATGACATTTCTAAGAACTATTCACCTGGtgaacttttcaagttcaacTTCATTTATTCAAAAATAAAGGGAAGGCCATATGTTCTTTGCCTTATTCTATTTCATTTTATGTTTTCAATATTGTGAAAGATGAGATTACGGTACTTAAGAATGCTTTAATTGCAGCTTCAGTTGGGCAATCAGGATGTGTTGAATGTGGAAAGATTAATCTCTTTCTGAGAAACTATAATGGATTTTTGCCTTCTGTCAATGTTCTCGTATTTTTTAACGCTGATTTCTGTAAAACATTTTCAGGCCATGTGAACTTTTCCCAGACCAAAATTAACCTTTCCTTGCCTTATCTTGTTCAAATCTGGTTTTTAAGTTGCAGAAGTTCTTAATCTTGAAGTAATACAATCATCATTTTTTAGGTATTCAAAATGTGTGAAATGTTTTTATGTGAGACCAGATTTAAGACCGAATCTCTGATTATcggataaaatatatttttacttTAAAACTTGTTTTCTTGCGGGAAATTGAAgggttctgggcattacatgaAAGTAGTTGGCTGTGTCCAATTGGAGAGTCGGTTAATGCACAAGGACAAGAAATAGTTTAAGGTTGTAAAACTCAAAATCCATGTTCTTCCTTTGAATATTCTGTAATTTCAGTGctattgtacagatgaacatgGCTTGTACACGCATGCATTACACCATGAGTGAAATCAAATGGGTAGAAATTAGGCACAACGCATGCATTACACCATGAGTGTCCCGGCTTCCCGCAGCCACTGGTTCATTTCATTAGTGCATTTGAATTTACTAAATCACAAATCTCAGGCCACTTCATACATATTCGACATTATTTCTATTGATACTTAAACGGAATTAAATGCATTTGCCTTTATATAATACTGTAATGTTTAATGGGTGTAAATATATAATTTCTAATTCTTTTAATAGTTATAATCAGTCAGTTGAATTATCACTGCATTAACTAATTTATCGTTACAATGTTGTTTTTTCCCCATGCTTTGCTCGATGATAAATCCCCCATATTTGGAAGAAAACAATTGCAACACACATGGATTGAGGATGGAATTCTTCACCGAGTACCAGATAGTGCCCTTCTATCTATTGAAATTTTTAGATTCAGATTATTTATAACATTATTTAATTTGgataagaaaattaaatttccaATTTTCAAATCAATAAATGGATTACCATAATTATTAATTTGCATGCTAGGGTGGACCAGCACATTTCAGTATGACCCTCTTAACGAGCAACAGTCAACAGAAAAAGCTCCTTCAAATGCTAACAGAAGGGTGTTTTATCTAATCTAACTCTATATATTCGTGCTTAAAAAACACTATATATTCGTAAATTTTCAACTCCAAAATGTTCAAGAATGCACCATCACAACAGCGTGAGATAACAAACTTCGAATGGCACCAAACGGTAGCCTTAAATATTTCAATCAGCCTGTTTTGGAATCAGGATAAGGAGCTCGATGATCGAATCCAATCGGTTAAAGTTGACAAGTTCCTATCTATATCATCAACAGAGTCGCTTCTAAGTGGCACCACAATACCTTCAGAATAACTCTCTTTGGCCTCCTCTAACAATATTTGAAAGATCTCGCATTCAATATTGTTTGAGAGCTTTTGACCTGTATATCCCCTGCCAGAGTAGTTCAAGCAAGATTAAGAACATAGAAATAATAATGAGACAAATTCAACTAACAGCAAGAGAAATGAACCGCGTATAAAGAGAAGCGTTACACACCTTTTAGTCAGCCGATCATACAAAACTGAGTTTTCAGTTTGAAGCACCACTACTCGATCGAACCAACGCTCGGGAAAGAAGTCACAGCCGTGGTGATCTACAATGTTTCCACCTTCTTCCATCAAATCCTCAAGCTCATCGCATACCTGTTAACAACAAGAATGATATAATGTGCATATAAAAGTTAAGCTTAAAACCATGAAATACCCTCCTTTGCAATGTCTGTATCAGAAATTTTAAGACCTTCAATCGAAAAATTGCAGAAAGCACCATCCAGTTACAGATTCAATCTGTTTGCTATAAATTTTAGTACATTGCACATCAACTATCTAGTGCCTTAATCAAGACTGGTTTCACTGCCAAGAAAGGCTTTTTTACATGCTTCCCCAGAAGCCCATCACGACTTCATAAATTCCCTATAATTTCAGGGATCTGATTTCTCATCTAAAAATCGAAAAAGTCTCTACAAGTCATAAATTCACTCTTCAACTCAGAATATTTGCTCAAATTTGAACATCACTGGCTAAGAATACAACAAAATCAGCAAAAAGTCAACCTTTATAGAAACAACAAAAGCATCAAAACGAAATCTTACGAGGTCCTCATTGATGATATAGCAGTCGAACTGATCGTCCCAGCCATCG
Coding sequences:
- the LOC140839978 gene encoding ATP synthase subunit d, mitochondrial-like, with amino-acid sequence MSGAGKKIADVAFKAGKNIDWEGMAKLMVSDEARKEFATLRRAFEEVNSQLQTKFSQEPEPIDWEYYRKGIGSRLVDMYKQAYDEIKIPQYVDNVTPQYKPKFDALLVELKDAEQKSLKESERLEKEIADVQELKKKLSTMTADEYFEKHPELKKKFDDEIRNDYWGY
- the LOC140839980 gene encoding adenylate kinase isoenzyme 6 homolog — encoded protein: MAQNDGGRKKREKPNILITGTPGTGKTTTSAALAEAIKFRHINIGDLVKEKNLHDGWDDQFDCYIINEDLVCDELEDLMEEGGNIVDHHGCDFFPERWFDRVVVLQTENSVLYDRLTKRGYTGQKLSNNIECEIFQILLEEAKESYSEGIVVPLRSDSVDDIDRNLSTLTDWIRSSSSLS